From Schaalia sp. ZJ405, one genomic window encodes:
- a CDS encoding sigma factor-like helix-turn-helix DNA-binding protein, whose product MKQPPLDAHPIQGGRPVHDKRQERNMGKNKKKTSTPTKTRITEHRRKRMNEALQYRIAGSTYREIAQEMHISVSTAHIYIEDALKEITRENADQVFTLELARYDEMLNVCYAQALQGDLFAVDRVINIMTRIEKLHGVEAPKAQDDTAETASMLKQLLATSLERIAKDD is encoded by the coding sequence ATGAAACAGCCCCCCCTGGATGCTCACCCCATCCAAGGGGGGCGCCCCGTCCATGACAAACGCCAGGAGCGCAACATGGGTAAAAACAAGAAGAAAACCAGCACGCCAACGAAAACCCGTATCACTGAGCATCGTCGTAAACGCATGAACGAAGCCCTGCAATACCGTATCGCTGGAAGCACATACAGGGAAATTGCTCAGGAAATGCATATCAGTGTTTCCACAGCTCACATCTATATTGAGGATGCGCTTAAAGAAATCACTCGAGAAAACGCAGACCAGGTATTCACACTGGAACTGGCAAGGTACGACGAGATGCTCAACGTCTGCTACGCCCAGGCCCTCCAAGGTGACTTGTTCGCTGTAGACCGTGTCATCAACATCATGACTCGGATTGAGAAGCTTCACGGTGTTGAAGCTCCTAAGGCTCAAGACGATACTGCTGAAACTGCGTCCATGCTTAAACAACTGCTTGCCACCAGTTTGGAACGCATCGCAAAAGACGACTAA
- a CDS encoding phage minor capsid protein, whose amino-acid sequence MSLNPIDARIGAQTVADLVRDVEDRLILEIAKTASKNLGAKWYSVRRFAEVAAFRARIEYLLGRDWNEVLDQAQRVLDMAADAGQGQARMDIRAQMATGNINPTLDAQTVSGLSAIAADTLKNLTGLPALILRDAVDAYQKAMATPVTEVALGAVTRLQATEDALQEFASRGIKSFMDKSGRRWRIDSYAEMAVRTGAMRAMRHGYDQTLTNSGLDLVMVTGHAYTCSKCAPWQGSILSLTGQTPTGTNLLPSTIDPDQKVRVRVDGTMDQAKAEGLFHPNCEHSYSLYLPGVSKPYPKGGDGDQHTYDASQKQRALEREIRKKERELAAALTPETATKKRSEIRRLQAKIRDLLADHPKLQRLRYREQNMKAALRFKRTKPAPGKPASSQKPKPLEDPLYKLERTKRGKVKPGKVTIPPDLSKPPEPHELATAQTLASYGVDVAFRKEEHGDHVKNPDVTMFGQIWEFKGPKGAGKDTISKQFRRAKKQSGRLVIDLARCGLSDDFATGQIIRRFKGQAEIQKLIIVDKEKRLKILRHTDKLSS is encoded by the coding sequence GTGAGCCTCAATCCGATTGACGCCCGCATCGGCGCCCAAACCGTGGCCGACCTCGTGCGAGATGTCGAAGACCGCCTCATCCTAGAAATCGCGAAAACCGCATCGAAAAACCTCGGCGCAAAATGGTACTCAGTACGCCGTTTCGCCGAGGTAGCGGCCTTTCGTGCTCGCATCGAATACCTGCTGGGCCGCGACTGGAACGAAGTCCTCGACCAAGCCCAGCGTGTTCTTGACATGGCTGCTGATGCGGGACAAGGCCAAGCCCGCATGGACATCAGGGCCCAAATGGCCACAGGCAACATCAACCCCACGCTGGACGCTCAAACAGTATCGGGCCTGTCCGCTATCGCTGCTGACACGCTAAAAAACCTCACCGGCCTGCCCGCCCTGATCCTCAGGGACGCTGTAGATGCCTATCAGAAAGCGATGGCAACACCTGTTACCGAAGTTGCTTTAGGGGCGGTGACCCGCCTGCAAGCAACCGAGGACGCGCTTCAAGAGTTCGCCTCACGTGGAATCAAGTCCTTTATGGACAAGTCGGGTAGGCGTTGGCGCATCGACTCCTATGCGGAAATGGCGGTCCGTACAGGAGCTATGCGGGCCATGCGCCACGGCTACGACCAAACCCTCACCAACTCTGGCCTTGATCTTGTCATGGTCACAGGGCACGCCTACACCTGTTCCAAATGCGCGCCCTGGCAAGGCTCCATCCTCTCCCTTACCGGACAAACCCCAACAGGCACCAACCTCTTACCCTCCACCATTGACCCCGACCAAAAAGTGCGCGTAAGAGTGGACGGGACAATGGACCAAGCTAAAGCCGAAGGCTTGTTCCACCCCAATTGTGAACACTCCTACAGCCTCTATCTCCCAGGCGTATCCAAGCCTTACCCCAAAGGAGGAGACGGCGACCAACACACCTACGACGCGTCCCAAAAACAACGCGCCTTAGAACGGGAAATCAGGAAGAAGGAGCGCGAACTCGCAGCCGCGCTCACACCAGAGACAGCAACGAAGAAACGCTCCGAAATCCGACGTCTACAAGCCAAAATACGCGACCTGTTAGCCGACCATCCCAAGTTGCAGCGCTTACGTTATCGCGAACAGAACATGAAAGCTGCTTTGAGGTTCAAGCGCACAAAACCAGCGCCAGGAAAACCTGCTTCAAGTCAAAAACCAAAACCGCTTGAGGACCCTTTGTACAAGCTTGAACGAACCAAGCGGGGCAAAGTCAAGCCCGGAAAAGTAACTATTCCACCAGACCTTTCAAAGCCCCCTGAACCGCACGAGCTTGCGACAGCCCAAACGCTCGCGTCTTATGGTGTTGATGTGGCTTTTCGAAAAGAGGAGCACGGTGACCACGTGAAGAACCCGGACGTGACAATGTTTGGGCAAATCTGGGAGTTCAAAGGTCCGAAAGGTGCCGGAAAAGACACCATTAGCAAACAATTTAGGCGAGCCAAGAAACAATCGGGCAGACTGGTTATTGATCTCGCCCGCTGCGGCCTCTCCGACGATTTTGCAACCGGGCAGATTATCAGGAGATTCAAGGGGCAGGCTGAAATACAAAAGCTCATCATCGTTGACAAGGAAAAACGCTTGAAAATCTTGCGTCACACCGATAAACTATCTTCATAG
- a CDS encoding phage portal protein, whose product MPLPANNTPWPPKNWQPITTKMAEWEAWWLGDPDKLWKVYHGQQADSTRNHQRRTGLRALLSRFFWGRTVTDQHHPSRNDLHVPIASDLCATSADLLYANPPSITAASEATTTQIERYIDDGLFEQLLTGAETGAAFGGRYHRVTWDRTIADRPFLTTVDADSALPEFRWGRLVAVTFWTVLETDGSRVLRHLERHELNPAGMGLTFHGLYEGTYDNLGMLRPLAEHPVTAPLAEVVGMDGYITDGITPGLAIQYVPNLTPVRRWRDHHQARNLGRSDLDGIEGLMDALDEVYSAWMRDIRLGKARVFADRDMLDQTFDNGGGAFNLDQEVFTPLEGLAGSMADTVPIQAQQFTIRWQEHQQTALELTRRILRAARYSTASFEDTPDTDITATEVIARQAQTNTTRNRKARLEKPAIQALIVKMLATDQAVYNTPGLDPTDLAVTFPRLVEDTTNTLAQTAATLRSAELMSIETGVRMTHPDWDQTQVDAEVALIKESQPLASPDAWRPDAEDITDSEPQSD is encoded by the coding sequence GTGCCGCTCCCCGCAAACAACACGCCCTGGCCCCCGAAAAACTGGCAACCCATCACCACAAAAATGGCCGAATGGGAAGCATGGTGGCTGGGTGACCCAGATAAACTCTGGAAGGTCTACCACGGCCAACAGGCAGACTCCACACGAAACCACCAACGGCGCACAGGCCTACGTGCCCTCCTGTCCCGATTCTTCTGGGGACGCACTGTCACCGACCAACACCACCCATCACGCAACGACCTCCACGTACCCATCGCGTCGGACCTATGCGCAACCTCCGCTGACCTTCTGTACGCCAACCCACCGTCAATCACCGCAGCTTCGGAGGCCACCACCACCCAGATTGAACGCTACATTGACGACGGTCTTTTTGAGCAGCTCCTCACAGGAGCAGAAACCGGCGCAGCATTTGGAGGCAGATACCACCGCGTCACGTGGGATCGGACAATCGCTGATCGCCCATTCCTCACCACGGTAGACGCTGATTCCGCGTTGCCAGAATTCCGCTGGGGCCGTCTTGTCGCTGTCACATTCTGGACGGTCCTTGAAACCGACGGGTCACGGGTGTTGCGCCACTTGGAACGCCACGAACTCAACCCCGCCGGTATGGGGCTCACGTTCCACGGTCTTTACGAGGGCACATATGACAACCTCGGAATGCTCCGTCCCCTCGCCGAGCACCCCGTAACCGCACCCCTAGCCGAAGTAGTCGGAATGGACGGTTACATCACCGACGGCATCACCCCTGGCTTGGCCATCCAATACGTCCCCAACCTCACGCCCGTGCGCAGGTGGCGCGACCACCACCAAGCCCGCAACCTTGGACGCTCCGACCTTGACGGTATTGAGGGTCTCATGGACGCACTCGATGAGGTGTATTCAGCATGGATGCGAGACATACGCCTAGGCAAGGCCCGCGTGTTTGCTGATCGAGACATGCTCGACCAGACTTTCGACAACGGCGGTGGAGCGTTCAACCTCGACCAAGAGGTGTTTACGCCACTCGAAGGTCTGGCCGGGTCTATGGCTGACACCGTGCCCATTCAGGCCCAACAGTTCACAATCCGTTGGCAAGAACACCAACAAACCGCCCTCGAACTCACACGCCGAATTCTGCGAGCAGCCCGATACTCTACGGCCTCGTTTGAGGACACTCCCGACACGGACATCACCGCAACCGAGGTTATCGCACGCCAAGCGCAAACCAACACGACGAGGAACCGCAAGGCGAGACTCGAAAAACCCGCCATACAAGCATTAATCGTGAAAATGCTGGCCACCGACCAAGCCGTCTACAACACGCCCGGCCTAGACCCAACAGACCTCGCGGTCACCTTCCCCAGGCTCGTTGAAGACACCACCAACACCCTGGCACAAACCGCCGCCACCTTGCGGTCGGCTGAGCTGATGTCCATCGAAACAGGCGTGCGCATGACACACCCGGACTGGGACCAAACCCAAGTGGACGCAGAAGTCGCCCTCATTAAGGAATCACAGCCGCTCGCATCCCCGGACGCGTGGAGGCCCGACGCGGAGGACATAACCGACAGTGAGCCTCAATCCGATTGA
- a CDS encoding N4-gp56 family major capsid protein, with translation MATTLSENLYSPDVWADIARENFKGQAIVGASPAVLTQDTLAGKPGETIVFPKWGLLSEMGDLTENVPMDTEALTQTSSRATIKEAGKAVEITDTAQLVGVGSAQDEALRQFGILAARKVDADLIKAATEVITQGIEKRDGTKTDSKPYQASATGGLTWNNIVDAISVFGDEWEPEEFAGLYVRSEQRAQIMKDEQFIRSTETSAGGAGTVVQRGRIGDIAGVPVFVTNRLTANHAVLLKRNSLGLLYKRRPVVEMDRDILKRATVITTNMHYAVKRLSDQGVLDITLAG, from the coding sequence ATGGCAACCACACTTTCTGAAAACCTCTACAGCCCCGACGTGTGGGCTGACATCGCCCGAGAAAACTTCAAAGGCCAGGCCATCGTCGGCGCTTCCCCTGCTGTACTGACACAAGATACCCTCGCAGGTAAGCCCGGCGAGACCATCGTCTTCCCCAAGTGGGGACTCCTGTCTGAAATGGGGGACCTGACAGAAAACGTCCCGATGGACACCGAAGCTCTTACCCAGACTTCCTCCCGAGCGACCATTAAGGAAGCTGGCAAGGCTGTTGAAATCACCGACACAGCACAGCTTGTCGGTGTCGGCAGCGCTCAGGATGAGGCGTTACGCCAGTTCGGTATCCTCGCCGCCCGAAAGGTAGACGCCGACCTGATTAAGGCCGCAACCGAAGTCATCACCCAGGGCATCGAAAAACGAGACGGCACCAAGACCGACTCCAAGCCCTACCAGGCATCGGCAACCGGCGGGCTGACATGGAACAACATCGTTGATGCCATCAGCGTTTTCGGCGACGAATGGGAACCCGAAGAATTCGCTGGACTCTACGTCCGATCCGAGCAGCGCGCCCAAATCATGAAGGACGAACAGTTTATTCGCTCTACTGAAACCTCCGCCGGTGGCGCGGGCACGGTGGTCCAGCGCGGCCGCATCGGTGACATCGCAGGTGTCCCCGTGTTTGTGACGAACCGCCTGACAGCAAACCACGCGGTACTCCTCAAACGCAACAGCCTTGGCTTGCTGTACAAGCGTCGCCCTGTTGTGGAGATGGACCGTGACATCCTCAAGCGCGCAACGGTCATCACGACGAACATGCACTACGCGGTTAAGCGCCTGTCCGACCAGGGCGTTCTCGACATCACTCTTGCGGGCTGA
- a CDS encoding PBSX family phage terminase large subunit encodes MELSLKQIKSWDASTSRDHFTLWDGAIRSGKTIISIMSFLSWLASAPHGPVAILGKTRITIIRNVLDVIAMIEPKAIGGYGLNSDRVKIMGRWVWIIGANDAQAESKIRGLTLAGAYVDEATLLPEAMFVQLLGRLSVQDARLFATTNPDSPAHWLKTNYIDRAHVLQDWGFHHFTMDDNPGLTPEYIAAKKKEFTGLWYRRFIQGEWVSAEGAVYDMWDPEKHVVEWDELPRMVNAYAVGIDYGTQNPTAALILAMGEDGILYFVDEWRLDSTNRGHGTWTDAEQSQALLNWLHTTTHAPRMDVQPRRIIVDPAAASFKVQLKQDGAWGLTDANNDVLYGIRLMANGLNAGWLKIANRCQGLIKETPGYSWDPKAQAAGTDKPIKTADHSLDAARYALATTERLWRRTVDDTAHRFTHTP; translated from the coding sequence GTGGAGCTGTCCCTTAAGCAAATCAAATCGTGGGATGCCTCCACGAGCCGCGATCATTTCACCCTTTGGGATGGTGCTATCCGCTCAGGTAAAACCATCATCAGCATCATGAGCTTCCTGTCATGGTTGGCTTCAGCTCCGCATGGCCCTGTGGCCATCCTTGGCAAAACTCGAATAACGATTATCCGCAACGTCCTTGACGTGATCGCCATGATCGAACCTAAAGCCATTGGCGGATACGGTTTGAATTCTGATCGGGTAAAGATCATGGGCCGGTGGGTGTGGATCATTGGCGCTAACGACGCTCAAGCCGAATCAAAAATCCGTGGGCTCACCCTTGCAGGCGCATACGTTGACGAAGCAACACTCCTACCTGAAGCAATGTTCGTCCAACTTCTTGGCCGCCTCTCAGTCCAAGACGCAAGGCTTTTCGCCACCACGAACCCGGATTCCCCGGCTCACTGGCTGAAAACAAACTACATTGACCGTGCTCATGTTCTTCAAGACTGGGGTTTCCACCATTTCACAATGGACGATAATCCGGGTCTTACCCCCGAATACATCGCGGCCAAGAAGAAAGAATTCACCGGCCTGTGGTACCGCCGCTTCATTCAAGGCGAATGGGTGTCCGCCGAAGGCGCGGTCTATGACATGTGGGACCCGGAAAAACACGTGGTGGAATGGGACGAACTACCACGCATGGTCAACGCCTACGCCGTTGGTATCGACTACGGCACACAAAACCCCACAGCAGCACTGATCCTAGCTATGGGCGAGGACGGCATCCTCTATTTTGTTGACGAATGGCGTCTCGACTCAACCAACCGAGGTCACGGAACATGGACCGACGCCGAACAATCCCAAGCACTGCTCAACTGGCTCCACACCACAACACACGCGCCACGCATGGATGTTCAACCCCGCCGAATCATCGTTGACCCCGCCGCCGCGAGCTTCAAGGTCCAACTCAAACAAGACGGCGCATGGGGCCTCACCGACGCTAACAACGACGTCCTCTACGGGATCCGCCTCATGGCGAACGGACTAAACGCCGGGTGGCTCAAAATCGCCAACCGTTGCCAAGGCCTCATTAAGGAAACCCCCGGCTACTCCTGGGACCCCAAAGCCCAAGCAGCCGGAACAGACAAACCCATCAAAACCGCCGACCACAGTCTCGACGCAGCACGCTACGCCCTAGCAACCACCGAACGCTTGTGGCGCAGAACCGTAGACGATACCGCCCATAGATTCACCCACACCCCATGA
- a CDS encoding phage tail terminator protein yields MTGLRMVIDAVGTYLTGVGIAFWPGTDGEYPESLTKPPVFAKRLPPTPVEAVAINAYSREQSPNPGDNTIRVCFQVRTRAPYDADPLADAVVHALHGLHHQTCADLTFDRVRHLSTAQLGLTDTGADERTDNFEALLQL; encoded by the coding sequence ATGACCGGTTTACGCATGGTGATTGACGCGGTAGGGACCTACCTCACAGGTGTTGGGATTGCGTTTTGGCCAGGAACTGACGGCGAATACCCCGAAAGTTTGACTAAGCCACCGGTGTTCGCCAAACGACTCCCACCCACCCCAGTTGAGGCGGTGGCCATCAACGCGTATTCACGCGAACAGTCACCTAATCCCGGTGACAACACCATCCGAGTGTGTTTTCAGGTGCGCACCCGCGCACCCTACGACGCAGACCCCCTAGCCGACGCGGTTGTCCACGCTTTACACGGCCTACACCACCAGACGTGCGCGGATCTGACTTTTGACCGCGTTCGGCATTTATCTACAGCGCAACTTGGCCTCACTGACACGGGGGCCGACGAACGCACTGACAATTTTGAGGCACTTCTCCAACTCTGA